A stretch of Porites lutea chromosome 5, jaPorLute2.1, whole genome shotgun sequence DNA encodes these proteins:
- the LOC140936302 gene encoding selenoprotein F-like, whose protein sequence is MVSTMDWTGYFSPFLSVFFALIQLSVSELTPEQCRELGFSVNLLCSSCDELKPFNLTSEPSLEANCRKCCHADEQEEATKKYAFGTLEVCNUKLGRFPQIQAFVRSDRPAKFPNLRINFVRGADPILKLHDENNEVQEELSIEKWNTDSVEEFLLERLR, encoded by the exons ATGGTGTCCACAATGGATTGGACGGGttatttttctccatttttgtcCGTTTTCTTTGCTCTCATTCAGCTCTCTGTCTCAGAATTAACGCCAGAGCAATGTAGAGAATTAGGATTTTCGGTTAATCTTCTCTGTAGCTCGTGCGATGAATTAAAACCCTTTAATCTTACATCGGAACCGTCTCTTGAGGCGAATTGTCGAAAGTGCTGCCATGCAGATGAACAAGAAGAAGCCACTAAG aaGTATGCCTTTGGTACCCTTGAAGTGTGTAACTGAAAGTTGGGAAGGTTCCCTCAAATACAGG CCTTCGTCCGGAGTGATAGGCCTGCCAAGTTTCCTAATCTTAGGATAAAC TTTGTTCGAGGGGCCGATCCAATTCTTAAGCTTCATGATGAAAACAATGAGGTTCAAGAGGAGTTAAG TATTGAAAAATGGAATACGGACAGTGTGGAAGAATTTCTTCTTGAGAGACTGAGATAA
- the LOC140938822 gene encoding uncharacterized protein has protein sequence MSISSIIRNQGNDFFRQACSGKISDLQKSRELFDQALSRYYKAKEKAEDSDDECSAAKNIGKAAWRIAGVLTQKLESFQTILHYQREAIKGLCEAFNKSEDCKPEQWRNEVLGTLTLCLQEVIDWCDTFHPDIKIHQLEQLVLITTVDRATVDLQLRLARLYFYDGATKLQNGEYKTCLSRMRDCYRPIEEVKRLAHITGEELNDLLDEAQTLEQDVFYHSCSASSMQARVQGDHLLTMALEDEEELDMTLVFEVIDWYKQAVVLAREIEIEQEAIAESRLGVVYDKVLKLTHRAKDYFNHTLQLAESMKPRIFTSDDWYKVCVSTLQRYQEEIRQREEDEKSKVRAKYLDELKEELADIKKHDTSATALIKHVYTSYPPKSSSWEKPSDDEISKWDSLERGTKEYKKFLLKALAVFHPDKVDDKEHGMKWKVLSEEITKMITNYYENTKFAC, from the coding sequence ATGTCGATTTCGAGCATCATCAGAAATCAAGGAAACGATTTTTTTCGCCAGGCTTGCTCGGGGAAAATCTCCGACTTACAGAAATCAAGAGAGCTATTTGACCAAGCGTTATCCCGGTATTACAAAGCTAAGGAAAAAGCCGAAGATTCAGACGATGAATGCTCCGCCGCCAAGAACATCGGCAAGGCTGCATGGCGGATAGCGGGTGTTTTGACTCAAAAGCTGGAGAGTTTTCAGACTATCCTGCACTACCAGCGCGAAGCAATCAAAGGATTATGCGAAGCTTTCAACAAAAGTGAAGACTGTAAACCAGAGCAGTGGCGAAACGAAGTTCTAGGAACACTCACTCTTTGTTTGCAAGAAGTGATCGACTGGTGTGACACGTTTCATCCCGACATCAAGATTCACCAGCTCGAGCAGCTTGTTTTGATCACAACCGTAGACAGAGCCACTGTTGATCTACAGCTGAGGTTGGCCAGGCTTTACTTTTATGACGGAGCCACTAAGCTTCAAAATGGCGAGTATAAGACATGTCTTTCCCGCATGAGAGATTGCTACCGGCCTATCGAAGAAGTGAAGCGCTTGGCTCATATTACAGGGGAGGAGTTGAACGATCTGCTGGATGAAGCGCAAACTTTAGAGCAAGATGTGTTCTACCACTCGTGCTCCGCGTCGTCAATGCAAGCTCGCGTACAGGGAGACCACCTTCTTACAATGGCTTTAGAAGATGAAGAGGAACTTGATATGACTTTGGTTTTTGAAGTCATCGACTGGTACAAGCAGGCCGTGGTCTTGGCAAGAGAGATTGAAATAGAACAGGAAGCTATCGCTGAGAGCAGACTGGGCGTTGTCTATGACAAAGTACTGAAGCTGACTCACCGCGCTAAAGATTACTTCAACCACACCCTGCAATTGGCAGAGTCCATGAAGCCGCGCATCTTCACCTCTGACGACTGGTACAAAGTGTGCGTCAGCACCCTGCAGCGATATCAAGAAGAGATCCGCCAGCGTGAAGAGGACGAGAAAAGTAAGGTACGAGCTAAGTATCTGGACGAGCTCAAAGAGGAGCTTGCAGATATCAAGAAGCACGATACCAGCGCTACTGCTTTGATCAAGCATGTGTACACCAGCTACCCTCCAAAGTCTTCTTCCTGGGAGAAACCCAGTGACGATGAGATCAGCAAGTGGGATTCCCTGGAAAGGGGGACCAAAGAGTACAAGAAGTTTCTCCTAAAGGCATTGGCTGTTTTCCATCCAGACAAGGTAGATGATAAGGAACATGGGATGAAGTGGAAAGTTCTCAGTGAGGAGATTACAAAAATGATCACTAATTATTATGAAAACACAAAGTTTGCATGTTAG
- the LOC140936301 gene encoding influenza virus NS1A-binding protein homolog A-like, producing MKSSSQTTNIDKMGKTRCLTAAGRLSFQNDAHIRKVLEALNEQRESERFCDAVVKIGGREMKCHRSILAAAIPKLLENQSETEETVLTVALEGLDSTAVEVLIEFAYTAQLNVSAETVLGVYHASKFLGMKDVQDSCEQFIEEKILPLDWRTVRSFAEQQRCANLLTAVDKFIEKHVEEIYHNKDFFQLPRLQVELATTRKRQNESIDSEKLCNVAIKWAHKQLEEGDISLTVLLEKTHIMFLTSDGELKECTMEDLYSNDEKSELITTEAQREYIRYTCTSQEQLSKHEANSSEDEEELIVLLENNNNKKRQSWIVEKDFRLIGAVQTSDNGCTGLAVVGGLLVAISIHSQTQYCSNSSDSGDSSSGEEWVLIAPMNRGRCSVGAVNLNGKLYAIGGYDRGDCLNTVELYDAQVNEWMPVTNLNSSRGRLESEVVNGKVYAIGGSNGHTELSTVETYDETTNTWTFAPSMLQCRCNFGTGVINGRIYAVGGYEGPRNLKSVEMYDPVTKEWRRVAPMNTERNNLCVEALDGKLYAVGGYNGWTCFNTVECYDPEENLWSLIPPMKIARRGAGAAVLHGKLYVIGGYDGTNFLNSVECYDPSTNEWKHVASLNTSRHNVTAVVIGDHIYAVGGFGGSSFLNSLECYDPTSDKWYCFVNCKH from the exons ATGAAATCATCATCGCAAACGACG aACATTGACAAAATGGGCAAAACCCGATGCTTGACGGCTGCTGGGCGTTTATCGTTCCAAAACGATGCTCATATCCGAAAAGTGCTGGAAGCCCTCAACGAGCAACGGGAAAGCGAGCGCTTCTGTGATGCAGTTGTGAAAATTGGTGGCAGGGAGATGAAATGTCATCGCTCTATTTTGGCCGCTGCAATTCCTAAACTGCTAGAAAATCAAAGCGAGACAGAGGAGACCGTTTTAACAGTGGCCCTGGAAGGTTTGGATTCTACTGCAGTGGAAGTATTGATCGAGTTCGCGTACACCGCTCAGCTAAACGTGTCTGCGGAAACTGTTCTCGGCGTTTATCACGCATCGAAATTTCTAGGCATGAAAGACGTTCAAGACTCTTGCGAGCAGTTTATTGAAGAGAAAATTCTTCCCTTAGATTGGAGGACTGTGAGAAGCTTCGCCGAGCAACAAAGATGCGCTAATTTGCTGACCGCAGTCGATAAATTCATCGAAAAACACGTGGAGGAAATTTATCACAACAAAGATTTCTTCCAGTTGCCGCGTCTTCAAGTCGAACTCGCCACCACTCGAAAGAGACAGAACGAGAGCATCGATTCCGAGAAGCTCTGTAATGTCGCCATAAAGTGGGCTCATAAACAACTGGAG GAAGGGGATATAAGCTTAACAGTGTTACTGGAAAAAACCCACATCATGTTCCTCACTTCCGATGGTGAGCTGAAAGAGTGTACCATGGAAGATCTTTACTCAAATGATGAAAAGTCTGAACTAATCACAACAGAAGCTCAGAGGGAGTACATCCGATATACGTGTACTTCACAGGAACAGCTGTCCAAACATGAGGCAAACAGCAGTGAAGACGAGGAGGAATTGATAGTTCTTcttgaaaacaataataacaagAAGAGGCAGTCTTGGATAGTGGAGAAGGATTTCCGTTTGATTGGTGCTGTCCAGACTAGTGACAATGGCTGTACGGGATTGGCAGTTGTCGGAGGATTGTTGGTGGCGATATCAATACATTCACAAACCCAATACTGCTCCAATAGCTCAGACTCTGGCGACTCATCATCCGGAGAAGAGTGGGTTCTGATAGCCCCAATGAACAGAG GTCGCTGTAGCGTGGGAGCAGTAAATCTCAATGGAAAACTGTATGCAATTGGTGGCTATGACCGAGGTGACTGCCTGAACACTGTGGAACTGTATGATGCACAGGTTAACGAGTGGATGCCTGTCACCAACTTGAATTCTTCCAGAGGAAGGCTGGAGTCTGAAGTGGTAAACGGCAAGGTGTATGCCATTGGTGGCTCAAATGGACACACAGAACTCAGTACAGTCGAAACATATGATGAAACTACAAACACCTGGACTTTTGCACCATCCATGCTGCAGTGCCGTTGCAACTTTGGAACTGGGGTGATCAATGGACGCATCTATGCTGTTGGGGGCTATGAAGGTCCCAGGAACCTGAAAAGTGTTGAAATGTATGATCCTGTGACAAAAGAGTGGAGGAGAGTTGCACCCATGAACACTGAAAGAAACAACTTGTGCGTGGAAGCTTTGGATGGCAAGCTATATGCTGTTGGGGGCTACAATGGATGGACATGTTTCAATACTGTGGAATGCTATGACCCTGAAGAAAATCTTTGGTCTTTGATTCCACCAATGAAGATTGCCCGCCGCGGTGCTGGTGCTGCAGTCCTTCACGGCAAGTTGTATGTGATTGGTGGTTATGACGGGACAAACTTCCTTAACAGTGTTGAGTGCTATGACCCCTCCACAAATGAATGGAAACACGTGGCCAGTCTTAATACCTCTCGTCACAATGTAACGGCAGTTGTCATCGGTGACCACATTTATGCAGTGGGTGGGTTTGGTGGCTCTTCATTCTTGAACTCCCTTGAATGCTATGACCCCACGAGTGACAAGTGGTACTGTTTTGTAAATTGCAAACATTGA